CGCAGCTCAGGATTGGGACGGGGTTGAAGGAATTGGGGCCGTCAGAGGGAtcagggtgggcagggggccacctgtggggtggggagctcagggctgaggctgtgcccgcctgcagcccccccggtgctgcccccaccccccaaaaatacCTCTGTGCCCCCGCAGTGCCGCCGGGGGGGCCATGAGGCCGGTGCTGATCCACCGCGCGGTGCTGGGCTCGGTCGAGCGCATGGTGGCCGTGCTGGCAGAGAGCTGCGGGGGCAAATGGTGAGGGGCTGAGGACACCCCCCCCAAAGTCCTGGGGCATCCCAACCCCCTTGGGCACCCCCAAACCTTAGGgacacccccaaatccccaggaCATGCTAATCCCCTGGACACCCTAATCTGAAAAtgcaccccaaatccctgggACATCCCAATCCCCTTGGACACCCCCAAACCTTTGGAGCACCCCCAAACCTTAGGGgcacccccaaatccctgggGCACCCCCAACCCCTTGGCCCACCCCCACCCCTTggcccacccccatccccagacCACCCCCAGCAAGCCCCAGGGGTCCCCAAACCATCCCCAATTCCCTCAGCACCCCGTCTCCCACCTCCCCCctatcccccccaaccccccaatccccccccatccccccccatccccccaaaccctaggaccccccctcacctccctgtgcccccccgcAGGCCGCTGTGGCTCTCCCCGCTGCAGGCCATGGTGATCCCACAAGCGCCCGACTGCGAGGGCTACGCCCGCGAGGTGAGCATGTGTTCCCCCCCCAGTGCTGtgtcccccagtgtcccccagtgtctcccagtcTCTCCCAGTCTCTCCCAGTATCCCCGCTGAGCCGGTGCCCCACAGGTCCACGCGGCGCTGCGTCGGGACGGCGTGGCGGCCGACCTGGACGCCGACGCGGGCTCCACGTTGAGCAGGAAGATCCGCAGGGCACAGCTCGCCCATTACAACTTCCAGCTGGGTAAGGGggcgcagggaccccccccagaatccctaaagtccccccctggtgtccccgtccccccccacTTGCTCCGGGTACCCCCCCCCTAGCGTGGGAGCGGCTGCGCTGAGTCAGTGGTTCCCGGCCGCTCGCCCGCCCCCGCATCCTCCTCCCGACCTGGAAGCTGAGATTTGGGGATTTGCGGGGTGGGGAGGGCCAGGAAGCGGcggcggggacccccccccgcgaGGGATTCCTCTGGGAATCCTCCAGGATTCCCTACGGGGTCGAGTGGGGGGGGCCCCATGTGGGTGCGGGGAGCGGGTGCGCAGCCggcagggggctctggggactCACAGGGGGGGCACGCACACACGGGGGGGGCACACACacacgggggggggcacacacacGCAGCGGGGGGTACACAAACACTGGGGGGTGCCCCCACTCGTGGGTGGGCTTGGGGGTggcattgggggggggggcacacgcgTGGGTGCATGCACAAGGGGGGTGCCCACGGGTAGGTGCACGAGGAGGGGGCACCGTAAGCGTGCCACGAGTAAGGGGGGGTGCACAAAAGCGACGTGGGTGTGCaaggtgttggggggggggcccaggaggagcagggggggggcacagcgtggggggggggggcacccacggGGCGTGGGCACAGCCGGGGCGTGAGCGTGTGTGCGCACGGGGGCGTGGGTGTGCACAGCGCGGGCGTGTGTGCATGCCGCGAGGGGCACCCCCTCGGGGGCCACCGTAAACCCGAAACTGCTCTCTaatcttccccccccctccaaattTTTATGTGCCCCCCCCTCTCAAACAGTGGTGGGCCGGCGGGAGCAGGAGCGCGGCACCGTCAGCGTCCGCACGCGGGACAACCGGCGGCTGGGGGAGCGccgcctgcccctgctgctgcagcgcctGCGGGAGCTGCGGGCCGCCCGCGTCCCCAACGCCGAGGAGCTCTTCTgaccccccccgtgcccccccccaaaataaaatttaaaaaaataatcattaaagTGCTGCAAAACGCTGCTGGGCTGGGTGGTTGTGGGGAGCGCCGACCTCATCCGGAGCCTCCCCGGCGATGTGAGCAGACCCCcggggtccccggggggggcaggaagcctgtgtcccccccccatttcccatTTGCACACTTGTGCTCCCCCCATTTGCACACTcgtgcccccctccccattttCACCTGTGCCCCTTCCCCATTTTCACCTGCACCCCCCCCATCTCTCACCCTGCACCCCTCCCTTTGCACACCCGTGCCACCCACCCGCACGCCaccacccccccatccccaaatcccccccccatccccttaaACCACCCCCCCAGCCTCTAAATTCCCccccctgcaaaaaaaaaaaaacaaacaacaacgtCTGGGTCCCCCCACCCTGACGCctgttgccccccccccccccccaacccggACGCCTTTGCCTGGGTTTTCCCCTACCCGGGGGGGGGCCAGGGGGGGTTGCGCAAACCCGCGTCAGCCGGCACCCGTTGGGCAATCGCCGGGGGGGGGCCTCTGCGGGCACCAACCCAAaatttggggtgcccccccctcccttccctgtgccccccccaatgCTGGGAGCGGGGTCAGCACCCCAGCGGGGTGCAGCTGAGCTGGGGCAgcccctctgtgccccccccctaTTTCCAAAGGGGAGGGGAATATTTGGGGGGGCCCCCCCCGTTCTTGGGGTTAAGGGACGTGACCGAGGTCGTGCCACCGCCTGTGACCCGGGGGGGGTCACCTCCTTTGTCcccaaggtgttttttttttggagggggggggacacgaggcTGAAACCACCCCTAGGatggtttggggggggggtcctgctgcaggtgccccccccccaatcccaatcccaccgccctgtccccgtgccagtgcccaaaaaaaaagggggggggggggtgagtcACCGGGCGGGGCATGGCCGAAACGGGGCAAAAACCGCAAAAATCCGCCCCGCTTTGACGCAGGGGTCCGAAAagcaaggaggggggggggagaaaaaatgaggggggggggttgtttggGACAACCGctgaaggggagggggggcaccGCGATGCCCCCCAGtcctcccagtgccaccagtaaGCCACCGGCCAGGCCGGTTGTGCCGGTGGCCCCTGGCTTTGACCCCACAAGGCCGCGGCTGGGCCCTGCCCATGGGGGGGGTGCACCCTGAGGTGGGGGGGGTGAAGTGGGGGCCAGGGTCCCCCCCCGTGGCCCCCGCCGCGACGTCAGGGCCGTGACTCAGCCCGCGGGATGaggccccgcgccgccccggcCCTACAAAAGGCGGAGGAGCCGCCGGAGGCCTCAGAGCGCCCGCCGCCATGGCCGCCttcggcctcctcctcctcctcctcctcggcacCGCCGGTGAGTCCCCGCggccaccgccaccgccaccgggacgtggggagggggggacggggacaccccTCAGGGTTAAccgggggtgtttgggggggggtcctccTCCTGGGAGCTGGGGTGCTGATGGGCTACCTGGGAGCCTCCCCTGGCTACCTGGGGAGCCTCCCTCCTGGGGACCCCTCCCCTGGCCacctggggcacttttgggccACCTGGGGACCCTCCTGGCCACCCCgggtcccctccccagcccctttcTGTCCCCTTTTTGGCCACCCCAGGACCCCTCCCAGCCACCTGTGTcccctcctggccacctgggACCCTTCCCTGGCCACCTGGGTCACTTTTGGGCTACCTGGGGaccctcctggccacctgggTCCCCTCCTGGCCACCCAGGTCCCCTCTCCAGCCACTTAGTGGCCCTTTCCCAGCCCCTTTCTGGCCCCTGtttgtcccctcccagtcccctcccagcccctttcTGGCCCCTGTTTATCcactcccagtcccctcccagccacTTGTGTCCCCTCCTGGCCACCCAGGTCCCTCCCTGGCCACCTGGGACCCTCCCCTGGCCACCTGGGTCACTTTTGGGCTACCTGGGGaccctcctggccacctgagtcccctccccagccactTAGTGaccccttcccagcccctttcTGTCCCCTTTTTGGCTACCCCAGGTCCCCCTCCAGCCACTTGTGAcccctcctggccacctgggGCCCCTCCTTGGCCACCTGGGTCACTTTTGGGCCACCTGGGTCCCCTCCAGGCCACCTGGTTCCCCTTGCAGCCCATTTAGGGtcccctccccaacccctccGTGTCCCTGCCCggccccccatgtcccccccccccggcattAGGGTCACTTCCCCTTTTCCTACCCCGGTCCCTGCCTGCCCCCGCCCTACCCCCGgctgtgggatggggggggggggtgagggggggggtgaGTTTGTGGGGTCTCTGCCGGGCAGGGGGGGGGACGAGGGCTGTGCTCACtgtcccccctgtccccagaaGCGGCCGTGAAGCCCCGCCACCCCGTGGCGCAGGAGCAGCTGATCCCACAGCATCCCTATGACATCCAGCAGGGTGAGTGGGGacggggggcactggggggggggacacatggggacacgggggaagggatggggacgggAATGGGAAGGAGACACGGGGTTGGGGGACATAGGAGGGGGTCCCAGCGATGGGGACATGGATGGGGGGGTGacatgggggtggggggaggacatggggatggggggaggaCACAGGGATttaaggggatgggggggacaaggggacagcTGGGGtatgggggcaggaggggacaggagggggcaGGAGGACACGgggccagggaaaaaaaattggggggggaCACCTGGGACCACAGGGACACCCAGGACCAGGGTTGGGGGGGGTCACGCATGTGGGGTCACCATTTTGGGGTGGGCGACGCGTGCGTGCAGCAGGGCCACATGCCcacaccccccccaaccccatgtGTCGtcccccccccttgtccccgtccccacagtgatgcaggaggagcaggaccTCGAGCTGCCCCCTGAGGTGGTGTCGGCGGCCAAAAACCCCCCCAGACCCCGGGCGCCATCGTCCCAGGATTCCATCGACGCCATCGGGCACTCGTCGTGGGGCAGCACCTTGGAGGGTTTCCCCCCCGCTTGGCCCCTTCCCGACGCCTTGGCCCAGCACTGCCGCGCCCCCGCTCTGttcccccgagccccccggcccTCGTTGCCCCCCGCCGCCTTCGCCCACCTCCGCCGCCAGGTGGACGCCCTCGACGCCTTCTGGCCTCGCCTCGAcggctgctgccgccgcccggccccgctgccctgtGCCCGCCGCGCCGTGAGTCCTGACCCCAAATCCGGCCCTATATCGGGGTGATCCCGTCTGACCCCAAATCCAGACCCCAAACTCTTCCATGGCCCTATATTGGGGTGATCCCGTCCGACCCCAAATCCGGCCCTATATTGGGGTGATCCCGTCTGACCCCAAATCCGGACCCCAAACCCTTCCGTGGCCCTATATTGGGGTGATCCTGGCCGACCCCAAATCTGGACCCCAAACCCTTTCGTGGCCCTATATCGGGGTGATCCTGTTcgacccccaaacccctccgtGGCCCTATATGGGGGTGATCCCGTCCAACCCCAAATCCAGACCCCAAACCCCTCCATGGCCCTATATCGGGGTGATCCCATCCGGACCCCAAACCCCTCTGTGGCCCTATATGGGGGTGATCCCATCCCTATtatcccttttttccccccctcgcAGTGGACCGATGTCCTGAACAGCTTCTGCGACGACGAATTTGGGGTGAAAACGCGCCAATTCCACTGCTGCCGCCGGCACGGGGCCGCGCGGCGCCGCTGCTTCACCgacgccaccgccgccgccaccgccgccaccCACGTCACCCAAGTGACCGAGGTGACCGTGTGGGACGTGGCCCACGAGCCTTCCTTCCCCCCCGGCGAGCCCACGGCCGCCAACATGGACAACATCTGCCgcctgcgggggctgcggcCCGGCCCCCGCGGCCTCCCCGGGCCCCGCGCCCGCTTCTACACCCGCCTGGAGCGCGACTTCGGCCGCTGCTGCGACAACGGCACCGGGCTCGCCTGCGCCCGTGCAGCTGTGAGTGACAAGGAACGGGGACACAGGGTGACACGGGTGTCCTAGGGGGTGTTGTGGATGTCCCCAAGGGTGATACGGGTGGCCTGGGGGGTGATATGGGTGTCCCCAGGGGTGACAAGGGTGGCCTAGGGGGTGATGTGGGTGCCCTAGGGGGGTGACATGGGTGACATGGGTGCCCTAGGGGGTGTTGTGGGTGTCCCAAGGGGTGACATGGGTGGCCTAGGGGGTGACACAGGTGACATGGGTGCCCTAGGGGGTGACATGGGTGTCCCCGGGGGTGACACAGGTGTCCTGGGGGTGATGTGGGTGTCCCCAGGAGTGACAAGGGTGGCCTAGGGGGTGATATGGGTGTCCCCAAGGGTGACATGGGTGCCCTAGGGGGTGACATGGGTGTCCCCGGGGTGGCATGGGTGCCCTAGGGGGGTGACACGGGTGACATGGGTGCCCTAGGGGGTGTCGTGGGTGTCCTGGCGGGTGATGTGGGTGCCCTAGGGGGTGACATGGGTGCCCTAAGGGGTGACACAGGTGACATGGGTACCCTAGGGGGTGTCATGGGTGTCCCCAGAGGTGGCACAGCTGTCTTGGGGGTGACACAGATGTCCCGGGGGGGGTGCCACAGCTGTTTGGGGAGTGTCACTGGTGTCCCAGGGGGTGGCACTGGTGTCCCAGGGGGTGACACTGGTGTCCCAGGGGGTGTCCCGGGGGGGTGACACTGGCATCCTGATATCATTGGGGTGGCGGGGAGGGGGACGTGACATTACCCTGAGGGGTCCTGGGCTATCTGGGGACCCTGAGTCCTTGTTGGGGGGGGGTGTCCCCATGGTGCTGGTGGCCGGGATGGGGACAGCCGAGgacaatcccccccccccctgtgACCCCCCCACAGTGGCAGAAGGGCCTGGATCGCTACTGCCGGGAGGAAGGGGCGGTGAAGACGGGGCAGCACCGCTGCTGccagcggggggggggccgtgcccGCAGCCGCTGcttcgccgcc
This Anas platyrhynchos isolate ZD024472 breed Pekin duck chromosome 26, IASCAAS_PekinDuck_T2T, whole genome shotgun sequence DNA region includes the following protein-coding sequences:
- the ECM1 gene encoding extracellular matrix protein 1 isoform X2; translation: MAAFGLLLLLLLGTAAAVKPRHPVAQEQLIPQHPYDIQQVMQEEQDLELPPEVVSAAKNPPRPRAPSSQDSIDAIGHSSWGSTLEGFPPAWPLPDALAQHCRAPALFPRAPRPSLPPAAFAHLRRQVDALDAFWPRLDGCCRRPAPLPCARRAWTDVLNSFCDDEFGVKTRQFHCCRRHGAARRRCFTDATAAATAATHVTQVTEVTVWDVAHEPSFPPGEPTAANMDNICRLRGLRPGPRGLPGPRARFYTRLERDFGRCCDNGTGLACARAAWQKGLDRYCREEGAVKTGQHRCCQRGGGRARSRCFAAAAPHPAYDRELHNVSLARLGPAMLRTLCGPIRLLSKRRPVPELLEAVTSSCCALPPEEQSPCAEEQLSQSIDELCGSWRDPRGCCSRGGPERHRCFAERYLGGVPLAAAVPPPAPDHLQ
- the ECM1 gene encoding extracellular matrix protein 1 isoform X1, translating into MAAFGLLLLLLLGTAEAAVKPRHPVAQEQLIPQHPYDIQQVMQEEQDLELPPEVVSAAKNPPRPRAPSSQDSIDAIGHSSWGSTLEGFPPAWPLPDALAQHCRAPALFPRAPRPSLPPAAFAHLRRQVDALDAFWPRLDGCCRRPAPLPCARRAWTDVLNSFCDDEFGVKTRQFHCCRRHGAARRRCFTDATAAATAATHVTQVTEVTVWDVAHEPSFPPGEPTAANMDNICRLRGLRPGPRGLPGPRARFYTRLERDFGRCCDNGTGLACARAAWQKGLDRYCREEGAVKTGQHRCCQRGGGRARSRCFAAAAPHPAYDRELHNVSLARLGPAMLRTLCGPIRLLSKRRPVPELLEAVTSSCCALPPEEQSPCAEEQLSQSIDELCGSWRDPRGCCSRGGPERHRCFAERYLGGVPLAAAVPPPAPDHLQ